One region of Salvia miltiorrhiza cultivar Shanhuang (shh) chromosome 3, IMPLAD_Smil_shh, whole genome shotgun sequence genomic DNA includes:
- the LOC131018958 gene encoding uncharacterized protein LOC131018958 has translation MEIRTSAASFFQNILLSADVDQLLPPDLDVIHALPNTVDRDGLCATPDAAEIRATVFGINSDSTSGPDGFSFLFFQHCWDFMATDVIADVQDFFSGGFMPCSFVATTIVWLPKKTNPETWADYHPISLCNVTNKIISKILTSHLAPLLPLVLAPN, from the coding sequence ATGGAGATCCGCACCTCTGCTGCTTCTTTCTTTCAGAATATTCTCTTGTCTGCTGATGTGGATCAGCTTCTGCCCCCGGATCTTGATGTGATTCACGCTCTTCCTAATACTGTAGATAGAGATGGTCTTTGTGCGACTCCTGATGCGGCTGAGATTCGAGCGACTGTCTTTGGGATCAATAGTGATAGTACTTCAGGTCCAGACggtttctcttttcttttctttcaacaCTGTTGGGACTTTATGGCAACTGACGTGATTGCTGATGTTCAGGATTTCTTCTCTGGTGGTTTTATGCCCTGTAGTTTTGTCGCCACTACCATCGTCTGGCTCCCTAAGAAGACGAATCCGGAGACTTGGGCTGACTACCATCCTATTAGTCTGTGCAACGTTACTAACAAGATCATTTCTAAGATCTTGACCTCGCATTTGGCACCCCTTCTTCCGTTGGTGTTGGCTCCAAATTAG
- the LOC131018959 gene encoding uncharacterized protein LOC131018959 has product MVKKELSTEQQNQIVQFILHGSINGKPSRGKLLEAQLKWSVSRWTIYRLWGAAKKQQEKGKVIHLVSGKKTKIVKKKLHLDTTLLSSLAYSKRGTIRRLAVGLGNSKSTVGRWVSAGLIRAHTSAIKPNLTAANKLLRMRFSLEALEVDRVLNKIKFKTMHNTVHIDEKWFYITKGLHRFYLAPEEVEPHRTCQSKKFIGKIMFICAVSRPIFGDNGEVLFDGKIGIFHFTKQVPAKRSSKNRVAGTLETKPIDSITKEVYKECVINKMIPAIISKWPANASKNIFIQQDNARPHIKDSDPEFRAAATQDGFNIVLVQQPPNSPDCNVNDLGWFRAIQSLQEETACNSIDELLKTVEDSFEKLSPITLNNVFLSLQGCLIEILKSRGHNNYKIPHMGKGAMIRSDSLPLNLKVPTELTLQCIEHLKEMGSMEGIEEIFARLGLDAIDQSLTT; this is encoded by the exons ATGGTGAAGAAAGAGCTATCCACCGAGCAACAAAATCAAATTGTGCAATTCATTCTTCACGGGTCCATCAACGGCAAACCATCTCGAGGCAAGCTCTTGGAGGCGCAATTGAAGTGGTCCGTCTCGCGTTGGACCATTTATCGGCTATGGGGGGCTGCAAAAAAACAACAAGAGAAAGGAAAAGTCATTCATCTTGTAAGCGGTAAGAAAACCAAGATAGTGAAGAAAAAATTACACTTAGACACCACACTACTCTCTAGCCTAGCATACTCAAAAAGAGGCACAATTAGGAGACTCGCTGTTGGCTTAGGTAATAGCAAGAGCACAGTTGGGAGATGGGTGAGTGCAGGGCTGATCAGGGCTCATACTTCAGCCATTAAACCAAATTTGACAGCCGCAAACAAGCTGTTAAGGATGAGATTTTCACTAGAGGCCTTAGAGGTGGATAGGGTTTTAAACAAGATAAAGTTTAAGACCATGCACAACACTGTGCATATAGATGAAAAGTGGTTTTATATAACCAAGGGTTTACACAGATTCTATTTAGCCCCAGAGGAAGTGGAGCCACATAGGACATGTCAAAGTAAGAAATTTATAGGGAAAATCATGTTCATATGCGCTGTGAGCAGACCAATATTTGGAGATAATGGTGAAGTCTTATTCGATGGCAAGATTGGGATATTTCACTTTACAAAGCAAGTACCAGCCAAGAGGAGCAGCAAAAACAGAGTTGCAGGCACATTAGAGACCAAACCTATAGACTCTATCACAAAGGAGGTGTATAAGGAGTGTGTAATAAATAAG ATGATTCCTGCAATTATATCTAAATGGCCAGCAAATGCAAGCAAGAACATTTTCATTCAACAAGACAACGCAAGGCCACACATCAAAGACAGTGATCCTGAATTTAGGGCTGCTGCAACCCAAGATGGTTTCAATATCGTCTTGGTGCAACAGCCTCCAAATTCACCGGATTGCAACGTTAACGATTTAGGATGGTTTAGAGCCATCCAGTCTCTACAAGAAGAGACAGCATGCAACTCAATTGATGAACTACTAAAAACAGTAGAGGATTCATTTGAAAAACTTTCTCCCATAACACTTAACAATGTTTTTTTGAGTCTGCAGGGTTGTCTCATTGAAATCTTGAAGTCTAGGGGCCACAATAACTACAAAATACCCCACATGGGCAAAGGTGCAATGATTAGGAGTGACAGCCTACCACTGAACTTGAAAGTTCCTACGGAGTTAACGCTGCAATGCATCGAACATTTGAAGGAAATGGGAAGCATGGAAGGCATTGAAGAGATTTTTGCACGATTGGGATTGGATGCAATTGAT